One Verrucomicrobiota bacterium genomic window carries:
- a CDS encoding thioesterase family protein translates to MSLPETFHFTKQRRVEWADTDCAGIVHFTSFLRYVENTEHAFWRSLGLSVHTGEGEERQGWPRVSVRCDFTKPVRFEQLLNVSLRILNVGNTTLRYGFWIFDDSEPKPALVAAGELTIIHVSFEPNSGKISKAPLPDALKERIISAMS, encoded by the coding sequence ATGAGTCTTCCAGAAACATTTCATTTTACCAAACAGCGCCGCGTTGAATGGGCCGATACGGATTGCGCGGGTATCGTTCATTTCACCAGCTTCCTACGCTATGTAGAGAACACCGAGCACGCATTCTGGCGCTCTCTTGGACTTTCGGTTCACACAGGGGAAGGTGAGGAACGGCAAGGTTGGCCAAGAGTGAGTGTAAGGTGCGACTTTACTAAACCTGTACGATTTGAGCAATTGCTGAATGTTTCCCTTCGAATACTAAATGTAGGAAATACAACCCTTCGTTACGGCTTTTGGATATTCGATGATAGTGAACCGAAGCCTGCTTTGGTAGCCGCTGGTGAATTGACGATTATTCATGTAAGTTTTGAGCCCAATTCTGGAAAAATATCTAAAGCCCCGCTACCTGATGCTCTTAAGGAACGAATAATTTCTGCGATGTCCTAA
- the msrA gene encoding peptide-methionine (S)-S-oxide reductase MsrA — MILKNHFLSFSIAALTLITFQASCQPIDNQNTSDKATSLLNLPPVQVEPVDGLSRAYFASGCFWCVEAVYESVKGVKESISGYSGGHTKNPTYEESNTGRTGHAEAVEIIYDAKVVSFSTLVDVFFGSQNVTQVNGQGPDRGSQYRSIIFYQNDEQKKIIEEKIAALNKTLGGQKVAAEVYPFQKFWLGEAYHQDYEKRNPNNPYIRGVSIPRLKQFQANFPELLKENHDH, encoded by the coding sequence ATGATACTAAAAAATCACTTCCTAAGCTTCTCTATAGCAGCTCTTACTTTGATTACCTTTCAAGCGAGTTGCCAGCCTATCGATAATCAAAACACGAGTGACAAGGCCACCAGTCTTTTGAATCTGCCTCCGGTTCAAGTGGAGCCCGTTGACGGACTCAGTCGTGCCTATTTTGCAAGCGGTTGTTTCTGGTGCGTTGAAGCCGTCTACGAAAGTGTTAAAGGCGTTAAAGAATCTATTTCCGGATATAGTGGAGGACACACGAAAAATCCTACCTATGAAGAAAGTAATACCGGTAGAACCGGCCATGCGGAAGCTGTTGAAATTATCTACGACGCGAAGGTTGTTTCCTTCAGCACCCTTGTAGACGTTTTTTTTGGTTCCCAAAATGTTACCCAGGTAAATGGCCAAGGTCCTGATCGTGGTTCTCAATACCGTTCGATTATTTTTTATCAAAACGATGAGCAAAAAAAGATCATCGAAGAAAAGATCGCTGCGCTTAATAAAACACTCGGTGGTCAAAAGGTTGCAGCGGAAGTTTATCCTTTCCAGAAATTTTGGTTGGGAGAAGCTTATCATCAGGACTACGAAAAGAGGAACCCGAACAATCCCTACATTCGAGGTGTTTCCATTCCTCGATTGAAACAGTTTCAAGCTAATTTTCCAGAGCTGCTAAAAGAAAACCACGACCATTAG
- a CDS encoding Gfo/Idh/MocA family oxidoreductase: MNRRDFLKTSSVFAGISILPSRVWAASPNSRLQIAQVGVGNRGMGNLESLLRLPNIDMVGFCDVDKNYLDAASALVPSTETYRDYRKMFEKLDSKIDAVLVATPDHMHAPIAMAAMDYGKHVYCEKPLAHNVQENRELRTLSEKKNLVTQLGIQVASSIGQRMTVEYIRSGLIGKVSEVHVWSNKQWGRDEDRAPLGANPIPDSLDWNLWLGVAQERKFINDYYHPGQWRKLIDFGTGTLGDMGVHIFDTPYRALELTDPVSATATCRKSNSFAHPVSNRVEYEFGRTQYSARKLKWVWYDGDFAPPTIPGFSLPDGIEMPNQGCVFIGEDGNHLMMPHMSGPRTYPQELIRSVPVPKLDPIDHHGEWVDACLSNGKTRSPFSYGGPLTETLQLGVVASKFPERRLKWNAKSMKITNLRAANQYIGREYRSF, translated from the coding sequence ATGAACAGACGTGACTTTCTAAAAACCAGCTCTGTCTTCGCTGGAATATCAATTCTACCTTCACGGGTTTGGGCCGCATCTCCCAATTCCAGATTACAGATCGCTCAAGTCGGTGTTGGTAATCGTGGAATGGGGAACCTCGAATCTTTACTTCGATTGCCCAATATCGACATGGTCGGATTCTGCGATGTGGACAAGAATTACCTGGACGCCGCATCCGCCCTGGTGCCTTCGACCGAGACGTATCGTGATTATCGAAAAATGTTTGAAAAGCTGGATTCGAAGATCGACGCCGTCTTGGTTGCTACTCCGGATCACATGCACGCTCCTATTGCTATGGCGGCCATGGATTACGGAAAGCATGTGTATTGTGAAAAGCCGCTTGCCCATAATGTTCAGGAAAACCGCGAACTAAGAACCCTTTCTGAAAAGAAGAACCTGGTTACCCAACTTGGGATTCAAGTTGCTTCGAGTATCGGTCAGCGAATGACCGTTGAATATATCCGTTCCGGACTGATTGGGAAAGTCAGTGAAGTTCATGTATGGTCTAACAAACAATGGGGACGTGATGAGGATCGAGCTCCATTGGGAGCCAATCCTATTCCGGATTCTCTGGATTGGAATCTCTGGCTTGGCGTGGCTCAGGAACGAAAGTTTATAAATGATTATTATCATCCTGGCCAATGGCGTAAGCTTATCGACTTTGGGACAGGCACACTCGGGGATATGGGGGTCCACATATTTGATACCCCTTACAGAGCTCTTGAGCTGACCGATCCTGTTTCCGCTACAGCGACTTGCCGAAAGTCTAACTCCTTTGCGCATCCGGTTAGTAATCGTGTGGAGTATGAGTTTGGTCGTACTCAATACTCAGCAAGAAAGCTGAAATGGGTTTGGTACGATGGAGACTTCGCTCCTCCGACCATTCCCGGGTTTTCTCTGCCGGACGGAATTGAAATGCCAAATCAAGGATGCGTCTTTATAGGTGAAGATGGAAATCACCTGATGATGCCGCATATGAGCGGTCCCAGGACCTATCCTCAGGAATTGATTCGTAGTGTTCCCGTCCCAAAGCTTGATCCTATTGATCACCATGGTGAGTGGGTCGATGCTTGTCTCTCGAATGGAAAGACCAGATCTCCCTTTTCGTATGGAGGACCGTTAACTGAAACACTTCAATTAGGGGTTGTTGCCAGCAAGTTTCCAGAACGCAGATTGAAATGGAATGCCAAGTCCATGAAGATCACCAACCTCAGAGCCGCCAACCAATATATTGGACGGGAGTATCGTTCGTTCTAA
- a CDS encoding DUF1080 domain-containing protein → MKKTFVAALFGIILNGNLWSANPPEGFEALFNGRNLAGWLGDNPHQSLKAENRTTAIEGQQVDFHKHWSVENGELVNDGHGPYATTDRDYGDIELMLEYKTVAKADSGIYLRGSPQVQIWDTTEEGGKWERDADKGSGGLFNNPKGKPGQLPLVHADKPFGEWNKVKMRQLGSRTWVWLNGKLVVDGAIMHGYYDKEKPLPASGPIHLQTHGGEIRWRNIFVREIDAETANAWLREGERKLGYQPLIKEGTLDGWFGDKNGKEVIGDTIHWRDGSHIYTNKKYGDFSFRFEFIMEPEGNNGLAIRYPGEGAPAYDGMTELQILDHDDKRYATIDPRQAHGSAYGMTGAHRGYFRPYGEWNYEEVTVVGSTIRVELNGTVILDTDLSEIHEYMADRAHPGKLLTEGHLGFAGHGDEHYFQFRRLGILELN, encoded by the coding sequence ATGAAAAAAACATTTGTAGCCGCGTTGTTTGGGATTATTTTGAATGGAAACCTTTGGTCTGCGAATCCTCCAGAAGGATTTGAGGCTCTTTTTAATGGGCGAAATCTTGCGGGCTGGCTTGGAGATAATCCACACCAGTCACTCAAGGCTGAAAATCGGACTACCGCGATTGAAGGCCAGCAGGTGGATTTTCATAAACATTGGAGTGTGGAAAACGGTGAACTGGTAAACGACGGGCACGGTCCATACGCCACCACGGATCGTGATTATGGAGACATTGAACTGATGCTCGAATACAAAACGGTGGCGAAGGCGGATAGCGGGATCTATCTAAGAGGGTCTCCTCAGGTTCAGATTTGGGATACCACCGAGGAGGGTGGAAAATGGGAGCGCGATGCCGACAAGGGATCTGGAGGTCTGTTTAACAATCCAAAAGGGAAACCCGGCCAATTACCTCTGGTGCACGCGGATAAGCCCTTCGGCGAATGGAACAAAGTAAAAATGAGACAGCTTGGAAGCCGGACCTGGGTTTGGCTGAACGGTAAACTAGTCGTCGATGGCGCCATCATGCATGGGTATTACGATAAGGAGAAACCTCTGCCTGCTAGCGGTCCTATTCATCTCCAAACACATGGTGGGGAGATTCGTTGGAGAAATATTTTTGTCCGGGAAATTGATGCCGAAACCGCGAATGCCTGGTTACGAGAAGGGGAACGCAAACTTGGATACCAACCTTTGATTAAAGAAGGAACTCTTGATGGATGGTTTGGCGACAAGAATGGCAAGGAAGTCATAGGCGATACGATTCACTGGAGGGATGGCAGTCACATTTATACGAATAAAAAATACGGCGACTTTTCGTTTCGATTTGAGTTCATTATGGAACCCGAAGGAAACAACGGACTAGCTATTCGTTATCCTGGGGAAGGTGCTCCGGCTTATGATGGCATGACCGAATTGCAGATTCTGGACCATGACGATAAACGCTATGCAACGATCGATCCACGTCAGGCACATGGTAGTGCTTATGGGATGACCGGAGCGCATCGAGGTTATTTCCGTCCTTATGGAGAATGGAATTACGAGGAGGTTACGGTCGTTGGTTCGACCATCCGCGTCGAATTAAATGGCACTGTAATTCTCGATACCGACTTATCGGAAATCCATGAGTACATGGCTGACCGAGCCCATCCTGGAAAATTGCTCACTGAAGGTCACCTGGGATTCGCCGGACACGGCGACGAACACTATTTCCAATTTCGCCGTTTAGGTATTCTGGAATTGAACTAG
- a CDS encoding alpha/beta hydrolase: MKEKRIVHFVVVSLLFVLRANAETPTYSNVAYGEYERNVLDFYQAQSSKPTPLVVFIHGGGFQSFDKDRIDQKFLKEFLSSGISVAAINYRYVQMEPFPSCFHDARRALQFLRSKSDEWNFDPARVGAYGGSAGAMISMWLGFHDDMADPESDDPVLRESTRLTCVATQGGQITFDRHWMEQSIPGNMIHKNPAMTRLFGVRTLDDLDKPEIRKWIKELSPITHLTADDVPVYMEYSMNPSDPIPADPAKIKSWALHHVIFGVTLKIRMDALGLENHLNYPGQESTHRNIPEYFKEKLLR; this comes from the coding sequence ATGAAAGAGAAACGGATAGTCCACTTTGTGGTTGTTTCTCTACTATTCGTACTCCGAGCGAATGCGGAAACTCCGACGTACTCGAATGTCGCTTATGGAGAGTATGAGCGCAATGTCCTCGATTTCTATCAGGCTCAATCCAGCAAACCTACACCACTCGTTGTCTTCATTCATGGAGGTGGCTTTCAATCCTTCGACAAGGATCGCATCGATCAGAAATTCCTAAAGGAGTTTTTATCCTCGGGTATCTCGGTTGCTGCCATTAATTATCGCTACGTTCAGATGGAACCTTTTCCTTCCTGTTTTCATGATGCTCGCCGCGCTTTACAGTTTCTTCGAAGCAAATCGGATGAATGGAATTTTGATCCTGCCAGAGTAGGGGCTTACGGCGGATCTGCGGGAGCTATGATTTCGATGTGGTTAGGATTCCATGACGACATGGCCGATCCGGAAAGTGACGATCCTGTGCTAAGGGAATCCACGCGCTTGACCTGTGTGGCCACCCAGGGAGGTCAGATTACCTTTGATCGCCATTGGATGGAGCAATCGATTCCGGGAAACATGATCCACAAGAATCCTGCCATGACTCGCTTGTTTGGCGTTCGGACCCTGGATGATCTCGACAAACCTGAAATTCGAAAATGGATTAAAGAACTTTCGCCTATTACCCATCTGACTGCTGACGATGTTCCGGTCTATATGGAATACAGCATGAATCCGTCTGATCCCATTCCCGCTGATCCTGCGAAAATTAAATCCTGGGCGCTTCATCACGTAATTTTCGGTGTTACCTTGAAAATTCGCATGGATGCCCTCGGCCTTGAAAACCACTTAAATTATCCTGGGCAAGAATCGACGCACCGGAACATACCGGAATATTTTAAAGAGAAATTGTTGAGATAA
- a CDS encoding AMP-binding protein — translation MNESPKQYWLEELNRLVEAIVGTNAFCRKKLEEADALDGFKSLEHFREHMPFTTKSELAEDQLAHPPYGTFLTYPSTQYTRYHQTSGTSGRPLIWLDDPESWQWVLDSWKATWRAAGAQAGESAIFAFSFGPFIGFWAAFDSATQLGMRSIPAGGMGSSDRLRFIMTQKPTYLCCTPTYALRLVEVAKELGIDLSESGVKCIIVGGEPGGSIPEIRARIERGWTPAKLLDHHGMTEVGPVSHGDLNNPNIVRLVHDHFFCEVLDPETDEPIKEGGTGELVLTTLGRYASPLIRYRTRDLVKPVSVPGEPPELFVLEGGIIGRVDDMVIVRGVNLYPSAVDAIVRSVPAINEYQVDIDKRSPLTQVSIRIETDDDPKMVSAELQKQFRTALQMRIDVNVVETGTLPVFEMKAKRWNIVK, via the coding sequence GTGAACGAATCCCCTAAACAATATTGGTTAGAAGAGCTCAACCGATTGGTTGAAGCTATTGTCGGAACGAATGCTTTTTGTCGAAAGAAGTTGGAAGAGGCGGACGCTTTGGATGGTTTCAAATCGTTGGAGCACTTCCGTGAACATATGCCATTCACCACAAAGTCCGAGTTGGCTGAGGACCAGCTGGCCCATCCACCTTACGGAACTTTCCTGACCTATCCATCGACGCAATACACTCGCTATCATCAAACCAGCGGAACCAGTGGTCGGCCATTGATTTGGTTGGACGATCCGGAAAGTTGGCAATGGGTGTTGGACAGTTGGAAGGCGACTTGGCGTGCTGCCGGAGCCCAAGCTGGCGAGTCAGCTATCTTTGCATTTTCATTCGGACCGTTTATTGGATTCTGGGCGGCATTCGATTCGGCAACCCAGTTGGGGATGCGCTCCATACCAGCCGGCGGCATGGGAAGCTCAGATCGCCTTCGATTTATCATGACGCAGAAACCGACCTACCTCTGTTGTACACCGACTTATGCGCTAAGGTTGGTGGAGGTGGCTAAGGAGCTCGGAATTGATTTAAGTGAGAGTGGTGTGAAATGCATTATTGTAGGTGGTGAACCAGGCGGAAGTATCCCCGAGATTCGTGCGCGTATCGAAAGAGGCTGGACTCCGGCCAAGTTGCTAGATCACCATGGTATGACTGAAGTAGGGCCAGTTTCGCACGGCGATCTAAACAATCCTAACATTGTCCGCCTTGTTCATGACCATTTCTTTTGTGAAGTCTTGGACCCTGAAACCGACGAGCCGATAAAAGAAGGCGGAACAGGGGAGCTCGTTTTAACGACCTTGGGACGTTATGCGAGTCCATTGATTCGTTATCGTACGCGAGACCTTGTCAAACCCGTCTCTGTCCCGGGTGAACCTCCCGAACTGTTTGTCCTCGAAGGAGGAATCATTGGTCGGGTCGATGACATGGTAATTGTGCGTGGCGTAAATCTCTACCCCAGCGCCGTGGATGCTATCGTTCGTTCCGTTCCAGCCATTAATGAATATCAGGTCGACATCGACAAGCGTTCACCCCTGACCCAGGTCTCGATTCGAATCGAAACAGACGATGATCCCAAAATGGTATCAGCAGAGTTGCAGAAACAGTTTCGAACAGCACTTCAGATGCGGATTGACGTGAATGTGGTTGAGACGGGAACTCTTCCGGTGTTTGAGATGAAGGCCAAGCGGTGGAATATTGTTAAATGA
- a CDS encoding ABC transporter ATP-binding protein, translating to MINVSKVSKVYESPAGPVSVLNNLDLQVAAGEAVSIVGPSGSGKTTLLNILGALDSPTTGSVEIGGQNIAELDEAAAANFRNRSIGFIFQLHYLLPQCSVLENILVPRLAGGWEESAADTRARAEVLLEEVGLKDRMTHKPYQLSGGEQLRVAIARSLINEPKIILADEPTGSLDPSTGEKVADLLIKANQGKGVALVVVTHNPGLAAKMEKTYQLLDGHLVS from the coding sequence ATGATTAATGTCAGCAAAGTTTCCAAAGTGTATGAAAGTCCGGCTGGGCCCGTGTCCGTCTTAAACAATCTGGATTTGCAGGTGGCTGCCGGTGAGGCGGTATCGATTGTAGGACCATCGGGGAGTGGAAAGACGACTCTGCTCAACATTCTCGGAGCGCTCGATTCACCAACGACAGGATCGGTGGAGATTGGCGGGCAAAACATTGCTGAGCTGGACGAAGCGGCTGCGGCGAATTTCCGTAATCGCTCAATCGGATTTATTTTTCAGCTTCATTACCTGCTTCCGCAATGTTCAGTTCTCGAAAATATTTTAGTCCCACGCCTGGCAGGTGGTTGGGAAGAATCGGCGGCTGATACCAGGGCTCGTGCCGAGGTACTTCTCGAAGAGGTTGGCTTGAAGGATCGGATGACTCACAAACCCTATCAGCTCTCTGGGGGTGAACAGTTGCGCGTTGCCATCGCCCGATCATTAATCAACGAGCCAAAGATCATTTTAGCCGATGAGCCAACAGGGTCTTTGGATCCGTCTACCGGGGAGAAAGTGGCCGACTTGTTGATCAAAGCAAATCAGGGAAAAGGAGTTGCGCTGGTGGTCGTGACTCATAATCCCGGTTTAGCTGCTAAGATGGAAAAGACCTATCAATTGTTGGACGGACACCTTGTCTCCTGA
- a CDS encoding sialidase family protein, whose protein sequence is MKNLLQFIRTFAVTGICFVLSAEPAQSASYQGDVTDVRVIRQVDQHPDSWRVWQPVITQWKKNHLITAFGAMTHGKKDMGDIFATVSRNDGDSWEEPVVVFDHNKWQGDIQFAYANPVLFKPEDQDIVWCFAMRCSIKQENSEESYLVAAFTADGGRSWTPVELAMHYTGPLITNATIVESEIKNRPRYLLPAHRNTLASDPRGSRDHFILGSSSLLEWELEAFIPQPESPRVFLHEGNIAPGDHPGELKIVMRTADYDDTNKTTDPPRAYSSVSRDGGHSWSVAREEPDLHNAKSKGFFDRATDGTHIYVYSDGPAQRDLSWPGFPNGGRTSLRYKTKAPGSNWSVEKTFYDAGIKNSYPTLVEVAPGEFRCVWDSGTANTARTHIQFGKLTLKP, encoded by the coding sequence ATGAAAAATCTTCTTCAATTTATTCGGACGTTTGCTGTGACTGGCATTTGTTTTGTCCTGTCGGCAGAGCCTGCTCAGTCAGCATCGTACCAAGGGGACGTGACCGATGTGCGCGTCATTAGACAGGTGGATCAGCACCCGGATTCATGGAGAGTCTGGCAACCGGTAATTACGCAGTGGAAAAAGAACCACTTGATCACGGCTTTCGGAGCGATGACTCATGGGAAAAAGGACATGGGGGATATTTTCGCCACGGTTTCCCGCAACGACGGGGACAGCTGGGAGGAGCCGGTTGTTGTCTTCGATCACAATAAATGGCAGGGAGACATTCAGTTCGCCTATGCCAACCCGGTGCTCTTCAAACCGGAAGACCAGGACATTGTCTGGTGCTTTGCCATGCGCTGTTCCATCAAGCAGGAGAACAGTGAGGAATCCTACCTGGTGGCCGCCTTCACTGCGGACGGCGGACGCTCTTGGACCCCCGTGGAGCTGGCCATGCATTATACGGGGCCTTTGATCACCAACGCGACGATCGTTGAGAGCGAGATAAAAAATCGGCCGCGTTACCTGCTCCCCGCCCACAGGAATACCCTGGCCTCCGATCCCCGCGGCAGCCGTGACCACTTTATCCTGGGCAGCAGCAGTTTGTTGGAGTGGGAGCTCGAAGCCTTTATACCCCAACCCGAAAGTCCCCGGGTTTTTCTACACGAGGGTAACATCGCCCCTGGTGATCATCCGGGGGAACTGAAAATCGTCATGCGCACGGCCGATTACGATGATACCAATAAAACGACCGACCCGCCGCGCGCTTATTCAAGTGTCAGTAGGGATGGGGGGCACAGCTGGAGCGTTGCCCGGGAGGAGCCGGATCTGCACAATGCCAAATCCAAGGGCTTCTTCGACCGCGCCACGGATGGCACCCACATCTACGTCTACAGCGACGGTCCGGCCCAGCGCGACTTGAGCTGGCCGGGTTTTCCCAACGGGGGACGGACGTCCCTGCGCTATAAGACCAAAGCGCCCGGCAGCAACTGGAGCGTGGAGAAAACCTTCTACGACGCCGGGATCAAGAATTCCTACCCCACGCTCGTCGAGGTGGCGCCGGGAGAGTTCCGTTGCGTCTGGGATAGCGGCACGGCCAACACGGCACGCACGCACATTCAGTTTGGAAAACTCACGCTCAAGCCATGA
- a CDS encoding sulfatase gives MKKRFTILALLLALSMPGLAANSTKPNVLMIIADDLNDWVGCLGGYPGVITPNLDRLAERGLLFTNAHVAAPVCNPSRVAMITGRSPGSTGIYANNVIWHEAMPGVTSIPQHFKANGYYVAGGGKVLHHTPGFNRRSDWHEYFDQVFDSHYQDQLARGLDVKNFSWPEGFPLNQLPSVKALTKPPVNPREFDWGPFDVKDSEMGDGQMVEWAVRFLQEPPSEPFFLAAGNYRPHLPWYAPRKYFEMYPLDQIKAPPIKDDDLDDIPEGGQRMAAERRGDLELVRDAGKYREVLQAYLANITYFDALLGRLLDALKASPVADNTIIVFWSDHGWHFGEKEHLHKFTLWERSTRIPMIIAAPGVTNPATRSSRPVGTIDLFPTLIELCGLPPVAELDGTSLLPLLQDPQRKWDRPALTTHGQGNHALRTERWRYIRYADGGEELYDHQSDPNEWNNLAGREEFRQIKAELAASLPNKDMPPSSGKSKP, from the coding sequence ATGAAAAAACGCTTCACAATCCTGGCGCTGTTGCTCGCTCTGTCTATGCCTGGGTTGGCGGCCAACTCGACAAAACCGAATGTCCTGATGATTATTGCGGACGACCTGAACGACTGGGTCGGTTGTCTTGGGGGTTATCCGGGAGTTATCACACCGAATCTTGATCGTCTGGCCGAACGTGGATTGCTGTTTACCAATGCCCATGTCGCCGCGCCGGTTTGTAATCCATCACGGGTAGCTATGATCACCGGCAGATCTCCGGGCAGCACAGGCATCTATGCCAACAACGTGATCTGGCACGAAGCAATGCCCGGTGTAACGTCGATTCCGCAGCATTTCAAAGCGAATGGTTACTATGTGGCGGGAGGAGGAAAAGTACTTCACCACACGCCAGGATTCAACCGTCGCAGCGACTGGCACGAGTATTTCGACCAGGTCTTTGACAGTCATTACCAGGATCAACTGGCGCGCGGTCTTGATGTTAAAAACTTCAGCTGGCCGGAAGGGTTTCCCCTGAACCAGCTTCCATCGGTCAAAGCACTGACCAAGCCTCCGGTGAATCCCCGCGAATTTGACTGGGGACCTTTTGACGTGAAAGACAGTGAAATGGGTGATGGCCAGATGGTCGAGTGGGCGGTCAGGTTCCTTCAGGAACCTCCCAGTGAGCCCTTCTTCCTTGCGGCGGGCAATTACCGTCCTCATCTGCCGTGGTACGCGCCGCGCAAGTATTTTGAAATGTATCCGCTGGATCAAATTAAAGCGCCACCCATAAAGGACGATGATTTGGATGACATACCGGAAGGCGGCCAGCGCATGGCCGCTGAACGGCGTGGAGATCTCGAGCTTGTCAGGGACGCTGGCAAGTATCGCGAGGTGTTGCAGGCCTACCTGGCAAACATTACCTACTTTGACGCCCTGCTGGGGCGCCTGCTGGACGCGCTTAAAGCCAGCCCGGTGGCCGACAATACGATCATCGTATTCTGGTCCGATCATGGCTGGCATTTCGGTGAGAAAGAACACCTGCATAAATTTACCCTTTGGGAACGTTCTACGCGGATTCCGATGATTATCGCCGCGCCGGGCGTGACGAATCCGGCAACTCGCTCAAGTCGACCCGTAGGTACCATAGACCTGTTTCCCACGCTGATTGAACTATGCGGTCTACCGCCGGTTGCCGAATTGGATGGGACCAGTCTGTTACCATTGCTTCAAGATCCTCAACGCAAATGGGATCGGCCTGCTTTAACTACCCACGGTCAAGGAAACCATGCCTTGCGGACGGAGCGTTGGCGTTACATCCGCTATGCGGACGGTGGCGAAGAACTCTACGACCATCAGAGCGATCCCAACGAATGGAACAATCTCGCCGGCAGGGAAGAGTTTAGACAAATAAAAGCTGAACTGGCCGCAAGCTTGCCGAATAAGGATATGCCGCCCTCGAGCGGAAAATCCAAGCCCTAG
- a CDS encoding sulfatase, whose product MKKTCLLSLSGLLLALLISVQAAQPNILLIVSEDNGPELGCYGDPYARTPVLDKLAGEGVLFHNAYVTQAGCSQSRASFLTGLYPHQHGQIGLATWGFRLYREDTPNLPRSLKEAGYRTGLIGKLHINPESAFPYDMKEIPSGNFARKNLGDYARFAEAFMQAGTQPFFLHVNYPDAHDPWLRQVDGLPKDPQNGGDVKAMPYFGIDPPEMREMIADYYNSISRLDTLVGDLLKALRNSGKADNTLVVYLGDHGADMLRGKRTCYEGGVRIPLIVRWPGVAKPQVCNELVSTIDLVPTLLSAAKARTLPDLPGASLLPLITGEPVPWRKHLFTEFHTHAAKANFYPQRAVRNGRYKLIENLLSSEENPGYADTFRKLEADAVERGQAGFDGGLARSVANAAPEVRSAYALMKKPPRFELYDLQADPYEFRNLVDDSRLAAAFNELKQSLLSWRRQTNDPLLDPVNLQLLKAEVYGLQSKAEGKDHGWDYPDYFFGKKPSSGPEKAPQSNTSAKSKKTKNQSQ is encoded by the coding sequence ATGAAAAAAACCTGCCTGCTTTCACTATCCGGACTACTGCTTGCGTTGTTGATTTCCGTGCAGGCGGCCCAGCCGAACATCTTGCTTATCGTCTCGGAAGATAATGGTCCCGAACTTGGGTGTTACGGCGATCCTTATGCGCGGACACCAGTCCTGGATAAGCTGGCCGGGGAGGGCGTTCTTTTTCATAACGCTTATGTGACGCAAGCGGGTTGCAGTCAGTCGCGCGCGAGTTTTTTAACTGGATTGTATCCGCACCAACATGGGCAAATCGGTCTCGCGACTTGGGGGTTCCGGCTCTATCGGGAGGACACGCCGAATCTTCCACGCAGCCTAAAGGAAGCTGGCTACCGGACCGGACTCATTGGCAAACTGCATATCAATCCCGAATCGGCTTTTCCCTACGACATGAAGGAAATTCCCTCCGGGAACTTCGCGCGAAAAAACCTGGGGGATTACGCCCGTTTCGCGGAAGCTTTCATGCAAGCCGGTACCCAACCCTTTTTCCTGCATGTCAATTATCCCGATGCACATGATCCATGGCTGCGCCAGGTGGACGGGTTGCCAAAGGATCCACAAAACGGCGGCGACGTGAAGGCCATGCCATATTTCGGAATAGACCCGCCGGAGATGCGTGAAATGATTGCCGATTACTACAACTCGATCAGTCGCCTCGACACCCTCGTGGGGGATTTACTCAAGGCCTTGCGAAACTCCGGCAAGGCGGACAACACCCTCGTCGTTTACCTTGGCGACCACGGCGCGGACATGCTGCGCGGCAAACGCACCTGTTACGAAGGCGGCGTTCGTATTCCGCTAATCGTCCGTTGGCCGGGCGTGGCGAAACCGCAGGTGTGCAATGAACTGGTTTCCACCATCGATTTGGTGCCGACACTGCTCTCCGCGGCCAAGGCCCGGACTCTTCCGGATCTCCCCGGGGCATCCTTGCTTCCGTTGATTACCGGGGAACCGGTCCCTTGGAGAAAACATTTGTTCACCGAGTTTCACACGCATGCGGCCAAGGCCAACTTCTACCCGCAGCGTGCCGTGCGTAACGGCCGGTACAAACTCATTGAGAATCTGCTTTCGAGTGAAGAGAATCCCGGTTACGCCGACACCTTCCGCAAGCTCGAGGCAGACGCCGTTGAGCGCGGCCAGGCGGGTTTCGATGGAGGCCTGGCGCGAAGCGTCGCCAACGCCGCGCCCGAGGTTCGCTCCGCCTACGCGTTGATGAAAAAACCGCCCAGATTCGAACTCTACGACCTGCAGGCCGATCCTTATGAATTTCGCAATCTTGTCGACGATTCCAGACTTGCGGCGGCATTTAACGAGCTCAAACAAAGCCTGCTTTCCTGGCGTCGGCAGACGAACGATCCGCTCCTGGATCCAGTCAACTTGCAACTCCTGAAAGCGGAAGTCTACGGTCTGCAGTCAAAAGCGGAGGGTAAAGACCATGGTTGGGACTACCCGGATTACTTTTTCGGTAAGAAACCATCTTCCGGGCCGGAAAAGGCGCCTCAATCCAATACATCCGCCAAAAGCAAGAAGACCAAGAATCAGTCACAATGA